A section of the Dehalobacter sp. DCM genome encodes:
- a CDS encoding DUF1697 domain-containing protein — translation MKYIALLRGINVGGNNIVSMFDLKNCFENAGFKNTTTYINSGNVIFDSEESDINNLSSYCKDILEKKFGFQIDLALINVHTLKEALDNVPEWWGDDPNSKHNAIFVIQPATAEEIIADAGKIKPEYEQLYAYKEIIFWSAPLKTYSRTRWSKIVGTKAYKSITIRNENTTKKLLKLASL, via the coding sequence ATGAAGTATATTGCACTGCTCCGAGGAATAAATGTTGGCGGTAATAATATTGTCTCTATGTTTGATTTAAAAAACTGTTTCGAGAATGCAGGTTTTAAAAATACGACGACTTATATTAACAGCGGTAATGTCATCTTCGACAGTGAAGAAAGCGATATCAATAATCTCTCAAGTTATTGTAAAGATATCCTGGAGAAAAAGTTCGGGTTCCAAATCGACTTGGCACTGATCAATGTCCATACCTTAAAAGAAGCGTTGGATAATGTACCCGAATGGTGGGGGGATGATCCTAATTCAAAGCATAATGCCATATTTGTAATCCAACCGGCCACAGCAGAAGAAATCATAGCGGATGCAGGAAAAATAAAACCGGAGTATGAACAGCTATATGCTTATAAAGAGATAATATTTTGGTCGGCTCCATTGAAAACCTATTCCAGGACCCGGTGGTCTAAGATAGTTGGAACAAAGGCGTATAAGAGTATTACGATCCGAAACGAAAACACAACAAAGAAGTTACTGAAATTGGCATCATTGTAG
- a CDS encoding glutamate decarboxylase has translation MWTVIYIAPNKAVAEKYQNALSAEGILVQLRTIGSQDSADASIEILVPESEAEEANDVLTSIRIS, from the coding sequence ATGTGGACCGTGATCTATATCGCACCCAATAAGGCTGTCGCAGAAAAATACCAAAATGCTCTGTCCGCAGAAGGTATCCTGGTTCAGCTGCGAACGATTGGCTCCCAGGATTCAGCCGATGCCAGTATTGAAATACTCGTACCGGAATCGGAGGCGGAAGAAGCCAATGATGTCCTGACAAGTATTCGAATCTCATAG
- a CDS encoding YbaK/EbsC family protein: MNQFESKLKDYINFNCLDAEHLVFKESCHSVEEAAKASNSSPDDFVKNICLIDENNNLIIAIVKGTDRVSTTKIGNILNIAQPRTATPEEILEKTGYPCGGVPSFGYSAQFLIDPKVMEMDVVYTGGGSPNSLVIISSVTLQKANKGVVLKIRK, from the coding sequence ATGAACCAGTTCGAGTCTAAGTTGAAAGATTATATAAATTTTAATTGTCTAGATGCAGAACACTTAGTTTTTAAAGAATCTTGCCATTCCGTAGAAGAAGCTGCCAAAGCATCTAATTCTTCGCCAGATGATTTTGTCAAAAACATCTGTCTGATTGATGAGAATAATAATCTCATTATAGCTATAGTAAAAGGTACAGATAGGGTAAGTACCACCAAAATAGGTAATATACTTAATATCGCTCAGCCTAGGACAGCTACACCTGAAGAGATTCTAGAAAAAACCGGATATCCCTGCGGTGGAGTCCCTTCATTTGGTTATTCCGCGCAATTTCTTATAGATCCAAAGGTAATGGAAATGGACGTTGTATATACCGGGGGAGGGTCTCCTAATTCTCTTGTTATTATTTCGTCTGTTACACTTCAAAAAGCAAATAAAGGCGTGGTTCTAAAAATTAGAAAATAA
- a CDS encoding TIGR01777 family oxidoreductase has product MNVLIFGGTGFLGRKLTQELIANGYRVTVVTRNMSISANRVDHTVKLMTWDNSTPLSSVGNTKEYDIVVNFAGESIGTRRWSDSVKQEIVNSRVKTTRAIVEAINDGIMNPKVLINASAVGYYGPRQDDKITENEGPGQDFLADVCRKWEDEAFKVRSQSTRVVTIRIGVVLGSQGALPRMIIPFKFYVGGPLGKGNQWLPWIHIHDLMRMLQFIIEHDAVIGPVNGTAPEPVTMEDFTTVLGKVLKRPSWFPVPDFVLKIVLGQMSEMLLNGQRAIPQKICDSGFKFEFTDLRSALEEILKNKNKNRNAV; this is encoded by the coding sequence ATGAACGTTTTAATTTTTGGTGGAACCGGTTTTCTCGGAAGGAAACTAACCCAGGAATTAATCGCTAATGGTTATCGGGTCACGGTTGTAACACGAAATATGAGTATCTCAGCGAATCGGGTTGATCATACTGTCAAGTTAATGACGTGGGATAATAGTACTCCGCTGTCTTCAGTCGGTAATACTAAGGAATATGATATCGTTGTTAATTTTGCCGGGGAGTCAATTGGTACCCGTCGCTGGTCTGACTCAGTTAAGCAGGAAATAGTGAATAGTCGGGTAAAGACAACGCGTGCTATTGTTGAGGCTATAAATGACGGGATTATGAATCCAAAGGTTCTAATAAACGCTTCAGCCGTAGGATATTATGGGCCCCGCCAGGATGATAAGATAACCGAGAATGAAGGCCCGGGACAGGATTTCCTTGCGGATGTTTGCCGGAAATGGGAAGATGAAGCTTTTAAGGTCCGAAGTCAATCTACTCGCGTCGTTACTATTCGTATTGGGGTCGTATTAGGCAGTCAAGGTGCTCTTCCACGAATGATTATACCGTTTAAATTTTACGTTGGGGGTCCATTAGGTAAAGGGAATCAGTGGCTTCCATGGATTCATATTCACGATCTTATGCGCATGCTTCAATTTATCATCGAACATGATGCGGTTATTGGCCCTGTAAATGGAACGGCACCCGAACCAGTAACAATGGAAGACTTTACAACGGTTTTAGGAAAAGTCTTAAAGAGACCATCATGGTTTCCGGTACCTGATTTCGTATTGAAAATTGTCTTAGGCCAAATGTCTGAAATGTTATTAAATGGTCAACGGGCAATTCCTCAAAAAATTTGTGATAGTGGTTTTAAGTTTGAATTTACTGATTTAAGGTCGGCTTTGGAAGAAATTTTGAAGAACAAGAACAAGAACAGGAACGCTGTCTAA
- the coaD gene encoding pantetheine-phosphate adenylyltransferase, with translation MRIAVYPGTFDPVTNGHMDILQRAVLLFDRVIVGVASDNNKQTLFSLNERQELIRYETKDMKNVEVKSFSGLTVDFAHQCEAIALIRGLRAITDFEYEFQLALMNKKLAPDIETVFLMTNGEYSFISSSSIKWAASLNGKISEFVPMNVEKALLEKYNRKV, from the coding sequence ATGCGCATTGCAGTATATCCGGGAACCTTTGACCCGGTGACGAACGGCCATATGGATATTTTACAGCGGGCAGTACTCTTGTTTGACCGTGTCATTGTCGGCGTTGCTTCCGATAATAATAAACAAACTCTTTTTTCGCTGAATGAAAGGCAAGAGCTGATTCGCTACGAAACTAAAGATATGAAGAATGTCGAGGTTAAATCGTTTAGCGGACTCACGGTTGACTTCGCCCACCAATGCGAAGCCATTGCCTTAATTAGAGGCTTACGGGCTATAACCGACTTCGAATACGAATTCCAATTGGCTTTAATGAATAAAAAGCTGGCGCCCGATATCGAAACCGTTTTTCTGATGACCAACGGCGAATATTCATTTATCAGCTCGAGTTCGATCAAATGGGCAGCGAGTCTTAACGGGAAAATTTCTGAATTTGTGCCAATGAATGTAGAAAAAGCGCTTCTTGAGAAGTATAATAGAAAAGTCTAA
- a CDS encoding carbohydrate-binding domain-containing protein has product MNKKKIVSLLLALTISIFTLASCGKNTGTTSSSTGTLTALTGSADTSAISIASTVTYDSDDYYFDWQSKSYQTINLNQDFAAISKSGIYEITGTLKDGSLVVDVDKTTDSGTVYLVLNNATVSSTTSAPIYVKNAEKVVLMLENGTTNSIYQGSGCKVDADDEPSAAIFSKADLTITGSGTLKVTSDYNDGISGKDTLKIIDGTLNVTAKGDGIVGKDVLAVKQGTITVTAVKNGIRSTNDTDTSLGNILIAGGTLSITSGSDAAKAKGTLEIDGGTLNVTTGGGYAQNTTVQTDNNFGKMNSDSAQTTETSTDTESINGLSACRNIIVTQGNVTVSAYDDALNAGTNLLIQDGILNLQAGDDGIHSDTNVTIDNGTITIKHSNEGIEGSNITINNGKITLTTSDDGFNVNDNSGLETINGGVIVINAQGDGLDSNGSAKMTGGTVHISGPTANGDGALDYNGTFTISGGTLIAAGSSGMAESGSTDSTQPSILMYYSTTQAAGTTITLKDSSANTVATYTPEKQYTSAVISSPNMKTGQSYTLYSGSTKVVTFTLADTVTYLNESGITENQGMNAGGGGPGSHGPRN; this is encoded by the coding sequence ATGAATAAGAAAAAAATAGTATCCCTGCTGCTGGCGCTTACCATAAGTATTTTTACGCTGGCATCCTGCGGCAAAAATACAGGAACCACATCCAGTAGCACCGGTACATTGACGGCATTAACAGGCAGCGCGGATACGAGCGCAATTAGCATTGCCAGCACCGTAACCTATGACAGCGATGATTATTATTTTGACTGGCAAAGTAAGAGCTATCAAACGATCAATCTCAATCAGGATTTCGCGGCCATCAGCAAAAGCGGCATCTACGAAATCACCGGGACCTTGAAGGATGGCAGTTTGGTGGTTGATGTTGATAAGACCACGGATTCCGGTACTGTGTACCTCGTTTTAAATAACGCCACAGTTTCCAGTACCACCAGTGCTCCAATCTACGTCAAAAATGCTGAAAAAGTTGTCTTGATGCTTGAAAATGGAACCACTAATTCAATCTATCAAGGCAGCGGCTGTAAAGTCGACGCCGATGACGAACCTTCAGCAGCGATCTTTTCCAAAGCAGACCTGACCATCACCGGAAGCGGGACGCTAAAAGTAACCTCCGATTATAACGATGGGATCAGCGGTAAAGACACGCTTAAGATCATCGACGGTACGTTAAATGTTACAGCCAAGGGTGATGGGATTGTCGGCAAAGACGTGTTGGCTGTAAAGCAAGGCACGATTACGGTTACCGCCGTTAAAAACGGCATCCGCTCCACCAATGACACGGATACAAGCCTCGGCAATATCCTAATTGCAGGTGGGACGCTGAGTATTACGTCGGGGAGTGATGCCGCGAAAGCGAAAGGAACATTAGAAATTGACGGAGGTACACTCAATGTCACTACAGGTGGCGGTTATGCCCAAAATACGACTGTTCAGACCGATAACAATTTTGGAAAAATGAATAGTGATTCTGCTCAGACCACAGAAACAAGTACGGATACCGAGAGTATCAATGGCCTGAGCGCATGCAGAAACATTATCGTGACCCAAGGGAATGTAACGGTATCCGCCTATGATGATGCACTCAACGCCGGCACAAATCTTTTGATCCAGGATGGCATATTAAATCTGCAGGCCGGTGACGACGGTATCCATTCAGACACCAATGTCACCATCGACAACGGCACGATTACTATCAAGCACAGCAATGAGGGTATCGAAGGAAGCAACATTACCATAAACAATGGCAAGATTACACTTACAACCAGCGACGACGGCTTTAATGTCAATGATAATTCCGGACTGGAGACGATCAACGGCGGTGTAATTGTGATCAATGCCCAAGGCGATGGACTTGACTCCAACGGATCGGCAAAAATGACCGGCGGTACGGTTCATATCAGCGGACCGACAGCCAACGGTGATGGGGCTCTTGATTACAACGGAACCTTCACGATCAGTGGTGGTACACTGATTGCGGCAGGCAGCAGCGGTATGGCGGAATCGGGAAGTACCGATTCAACTCAACCTTCTATCCTGATGTATTACAGCACCACCCAGGCGGCAGGGACCACCATTACTCTGAAAGACAGCAGCGCCAATACGGTGGCAACCTATACCCCGGAAAAACAATATACGTCCGCGGTCATCTCTTCACCCAATATGAAAACAGGTCAGAGCTACACGCTCTACAGCGGCAGTACCAAAGTTGTCACCTTCACCTTAGCGGATACCGTAACCTACCTGAATGAATCCGGAATTACCGAAAATCAGGGGATGAATGCCGGTGGCGGCGGTCCGGGCAGCCATGGCCCCCGCAACTAA
- a CDS encoding DNA polymerase III subunit alpha, with product MVNVVSFIHLHVHTEYSLLDGAARIKDLVQTAADLEMPALAITDHGVMYGVLEFYKACGKQGIKPIIGCEIYMAPGKRSERVLGKDDKNHHLVLLAESNEGYQNLVKIVSQAYVDGFYYKPRADKALLQQHSKGLIALSGCLGGEIPEYLMQDNYERARQTAMEFKDIFGPDRFYLELQDHGLSEQRKVNAALRRLHQETKIPLVATNDIHYIRKEDASIQDILLCIQTGKTVADTSRMTFEGREYYLKNAKEMALLFGETPEALRVTNEIANRCDVSFHFGQHFLPVYEVPVGYSLDDYLKELCWKAFPHFYPQATPAQRERLEYELGVITQTGFSGYFLIVSDFCRYAREHGVAVGPGRGSAAASMVAYLLGITSVEPMQHDLLFERFLNPERISMPDIDIDFDPEGREKVIKYVTDKYGEEKVCQIITFGTMGAKAVIRDVGRVLNIPLARVDKVAKAIPFEIGMTLERAMTVSPDLQKMVREEEEVKQLLEISKSLEGMPRHASTHAAGVVIAKDALTSYLPLQKTTDGLLMTQFPMKSVEEIGLLKMDFLGLRNLTILTKAVENIEKTKGIKLDLNQLPLDDKVTYDMLSEGNSTGVFQLESGGMRAVLKELKPSCFEDIIAVVALYRPGPMDQIPEFIRRKHGGQIKVIHPLMAEILRPTYGIIVYQEQVMQLARTLAGYSLGRADLLRRAMGKKDKKIMAEERQNFIYGLQDLDGEWIVPGALRLGISQAEAEDIFDLIAKFAEYGFNKGHATAYALIAYQTAYLKANYPLEYTSALLSSVIGSSDKVTFYIQEARGTGITVLPPDVQHSYRDFTIEDGAIRFGLEAIRNVGTHVVDKIVHERENGLYQSFYDFIVRLDSKVLNKRTLESLIKAGAFQSLCKRAQAMKVLDQALELAQNRQKDAESGQISLFDLDETIQENIVMPDIPEFTENEILKMEREYIGIYLTAHPLDAVQEVLKQVTSSNIASCLESTDEKKVILGGIVNAYRQTITKKGEMMASFQLEDLTGSMEVLVFPRLFSEAVRMENDQIMIIHGRYYVNEDEKKIFAEKIVPIADIKLNTQSNVFRNKSAIVNEPEAAYASGQANSLDTHHHDQNSGHDTTSDMNTRLSQSNTGNKIISNSPLNKLFLKIKSNQDKELVDSIMAVLGSYKGKEPVYFYCEDTKKTFQTNDSFFVTRSDDLDFELFALLGQHNVKWQA from the coding sequence ATGGTAAACGTCGTGAGTTTTATCCACCTCCATGTTCATACCGAATACAGTTTATTAGACGGAGCAGCCCGGATTAAAGATCTGGTCCAGACGGCCGCGGATCTGGAGATGCCGGCATTGGCTATTACAGATCATGGGGTCATGTATGGCGTGCTCGAATTTTATAAAGCTTGCGGCAAGCAGGGCATCAAGCCGATTATTGGCTGCGAGATTTATATGGCGCCGGGGAAGAGAAGCGAACGTGTCCTCGGTAAAGATGACAAAAATCATCATCTTGTGCTGCTCGCTGAATCCAATGAGGGTTATCAGAACCTTGTGAAAATCGTCTCTCAGGCTTATGTAGATGGTTTCTATTATAAGCCGCGTGCGGACAAGGCGCTTTTGCAGCAGCATAGCAAAGGTTTGATTGCCTTAAGTGGATGCTTGGGCGGAGAGATTCCTGAATATCTGATGCAGGATAACTATGAGCGGGCAAGACAGACAGCGATGGAATTCAAGGATATTTTCGGCCCCGACCGCTTTTATCTGGAGCTGCAGGACCACGGGCTCAGTGAACAGCGCAAAGTCAACGCCGCCTTGCGCCGATTGCATCAGGAAACGAAAATACCGCTGGTTGCCACCAATGATATTCATTATATCCGAAAAGAAGATGCCTCCATTCAGGATATCCTGTTATGCATTCAGACAGGAAAAACAGTGGCGGATACTTCCCGAATGACCTTTGAAGGCAGGGAATATTATCTGAAAAATGCTAAAGAAATGGCACTTTTGTTTGGTGAAACCCCGGAGGCCTTAAGGGTAACCAACGAAATCGCTAACCGATGCGATGTGTCATTTCATTTCGGCCAGCATTTTCTGCCGGTATATGAAGTACCTGTGGGTTATTCACTGGATGACTATCTCAAAGAACTCTGCTGGAAGGCCTTTCCTCACTTCTATCCGCAGGCGACGCCGGCACAGCGGGAGCGTCTGGAATATGAATTGGGAGTTATCACGCAAACCGGTTTTTCCGGCTATTTCCTCATCGTTTCCGACTTTTGCCGTTATGCCCGGGAGCATGGGGTGGCGGTGGGACCGGGTCGTGGTTCGGCAGCAGCCAGTATGGTGGCTTATCTTTTAGGGATCACGTCGGTGGAACCCATGCAGCATGACCTTCTGTTTGAACGCTTCCTGAACCCGGAACGCATTTCCATGCCGGATATCGACATCGACTTTGACCCGGAAGGACGGGAAAAAGTAATCAAGTATGTTACTGATAAATATGGTGAAGAGAAGGTCTGCCAAATCATCACCTTCGGAACGATGGGGGCGAAGGCGGTTATTCGTGATGTCGGACGCGTTTTGAATATCCCGCTGGCCAGAGTGGACAAGGTGGCTAAAGCTATTCCTTTCGAAATCGGTATGACTTTGGAACGCGCGATGACGGTGTCTCCCGACCTGCAAAAAATGGTAAGGGAAGAAGAGGAAGTTAAACAGCTGCTGGAAATATCCAAATCGCTGGAAGGCATGCCGCGTCATGCCTCAACACATGCTGCCGGGGTGGTTATTGCCAAAGACGCACTTACCAGTTATCTGCCGCTGCAAAAAACAACAGATGGGCTCCTCATGACACAGTTCCCAATGAAATCCGTTGAAGAAATCGGACTCTTAAAAATGGACTTCCTGGGTCTCCGCAACCTGACCATCCTGACGAAAGCGGTAGAAAATATTGAGAAGACGAAGGGTATAAAACTTGACCTTAATCAATTGCCCCTTGATGATAAAGTGACGTATGACATGCTCTCGGAAGGCAACAGCACCGGAGTGTTCCAGCTGGAAAGCGGCGGAATGCGCGCGGTTCTCAAAGAACTCAAACCGAGCTGTTTTGAAGATATCATTGCGGTTGTTGCATTGTATCGGCCGGGCCCTATGGACCAAATCCCTGAATTTATACGCCGAAAACACGGCGGCCAAATCAAAGTCATCCATCCATTAATGGCAGAGATCCTACGCCCGACTTATGGCATCATTGTTTATCAGGAACAGGTCATGCAATTGGCGCGGACTTTGGCCGGATACTCTCTGGGAAGAGCTGATCTTCTGCGTCGGGCGATGGGTAAAAAAGATAAAAAGATAATGGCCGAGGAAAGGCAGAACTTTATCTACGGTTTGCAGGACCTAGATGGGGAATGGATCGTACCGGGAGCTCTCCGCTTGGGAATCAGCCAAGCGGAAGCAGAGGATATTTTTGATTTGATTGCCAAGTTCGCCGAGTACGGCTTCAACAAAGGCCACGCCACTGCATATGCGCTGATTGCGTATCAGACAGCCTACCTTAAAGCGAATTACCCGCTGGAATATACGTCGGCGCTCTTGAGTTCCGTGATTGGCTCTTCGGATAAAGTTACCTTTTATATCCAGGAGGCCAGAGGTACCGGCATCACTGTCCTTCCTCCGGATGTCCAGCACAGCTATCGCGATTTTACCATCGAAGACGGTGCTATTCGTTTCGGTCTGGAGGCAATCCGTAATGTGGGTACACACGTCGTTGATAAGATCGTTCACGAACGCGAAAACGGATTATACCAATCATTTTATGATTTCATCGTGAGGCTTGATTCTAAAGTTCTAAATAAACGAACGCTGGAGAGCCTGATCAAGGCTGGAGCATTCCAATCGCTTTGTAAACGTGCTCAGGCGATGAAAGTCCTGGACCAAGCACTGGAGCTGGCCCAAAACCGGCAAAAGGATGCTGAGTCCGGTCAGATTTCCTTATTTGATTTGGATGAGACGATCCAGGAGAATATTGTCATGCCGGACATTCCTGAATTCACCGAAAATGAGATCCTGAAAATGGAACGGGAATACATCGGCATCTATTTAACAGCGCACCCACTCGATGCCGTCCAAGAAGTGCTGAAACAGGTCACCAGTTCGAACATCGCTTCTTGTCTGGAAAGCACCGATGAAAAAAAGGTGATCCTCGGCGGGATCGTCAATGCCTATCGGCAGACTATCACCAAAAAGGGGGAAATGATGGCCAGCTTTCAGTTGGAAGATTTGACGGGCAGCATGGAGGTCTTAGTATTCCCGCGGCTTTTCTCCGAGGCTGTACGGATGGAAAATGATCAGATTATGATCATTCATGGACGTTATTATGTCAATGAGGACGAGAAAAAAATCTTTGCGGAAAAGATTGTGCCTATCGCCGATATCAAGCTGAATACCCAATCAAACGTTTTTCGGAATAAATCAGCGATCGTGAACGAACCGGAAGCAGCCTACGCTTCTGGCCAAGCAAACAGCCTTGATACGCATCATCATGATCAGAATTCAGGACATGACACCACATCCGATATGAATACCCGACTTAGTCAGAGTAACACTGGCAATAAGATCATAAGCAATAGTCCGTTGAATAAACTTTTTCTGAAAATAAAGAGTAATCAGGATAAAGAATTGGTTGATAGTATCATGGCTGTCTTGGGTTCCTATAAGGGAAAAGAGCCGGTTTATTTTTATTGCGAGGACACCAAAAAGACCTTTCAGACCAATGACAGTTTTTTCGTAACACGTTCTGACGATCTGGATTTTGAACTTTTTGCCTTACTGGGGCAACATAATGTGAAGTGGCAGGCTTAA
- a CDS encoding DUF3795 domain-containing protein, with product MFESRCGVCCSSCERKEKVNCMGCPDMKIPFWGGECKVKTCCEDKGLNHCGECGDFPCEMLSNMGIDQGYDPMPKIKQCLKWADKKIT from the coding sequence ATGTTCGAATCACGATGCGGCGTGTGCTGTAGCAGTTGTGAGAGGAAAGAAAAAGTAAATTGCATGGGCTGCCCCGATATGAAGATACCTTTTTGGGGAGGTGAATGCAAGGTAAAAACCTGCTGCGAAGATAAAGGACTAAATCATTGTGGAGAATGTGGGGATTTTCCTTGTGAAATGCTTTCCAATATGGGTATAGATCAAGGTTATGATCCAATGCCTAAGATTAAGCAGTGTTTGAAATGGGCGGATAAGAAAATAACATAA
- the truA gene encoding tRNA pseudouridine(38-40) synthase TruA: MRNLRMTIAYDGTKYKGWQKQKDTDLTIQGKIEAVLTKMTEEEIQVIGCGRTDAGVHAENYIANFHTASSYKTKKILAYLYEYLPEDIVVKSMEEVSERFHARYNVKSKTYVYTINSNKFRDVFNRKYVFHLADKLDLSKMQAAADRLIGTHDFQSFTNERSNKSTVKTIHSIAIHENNGLIRIEFNGNSFLWNMLRIIVGTLIEVGKGTLLPDDIEIILQERKRWEAGPLAPAKGLCLVDVQY, encoded by the coding sequence ATGAGAAATTTAAGAATGACCATCGCCTATGACGGAACCAAATATAAAGGATGGCAGAAACAAAAAGATACCGACCTGACAATTCAAGGCAAGATCGAAGCGGTTTTAACCAAAATGACGGAAGAAGAAATTCAGGTCATCGGATGCGGAAGAACAGATGCCGGAGTCCACGCCGAAAACTATATCGCTAATTTCCATACGGCATCATCCTATAAGACGAAAAAAATCTTAGCCTATCTTTATGAGTATTTGCCGGAAGATATTGTCGTCAAGTCGATGGAGGAAGTTTCTGAGCGATTTCATGCCAGGTATAATGTAAAATCCAAAACGTATGTCTATACCATCAACAGCAATAAATTCAGAGATGTGTTTAACCGGAAATATGTGTTTCATCTTGCGGATAAGCTCGATTTGTCAAAAATGCAAGCGGCTGCAGATCGGCTCATAGGTACCCATGATTTTCAAAGCTTTACCAATGAACGCAGTAATAAATCAACAGTCAAAACAATCCATTCGATTGCGATCCACGAAAATAATGGCTTGATTCGAATTGAATTTAATGGAAACAGTTTTCTATGGAATATGCTGCGGATAATCGTTGGTACCCTAATCGAAGTGGGGAAGGGAACGCTGCTGCCAGACGACATTGAAATAATCCTGCAGGAAAGAAAGCGGTGGGAAGCAGGGCCGTTGGCGCCAGCGAAAGGGTTATGCTTGGTTGATGTTCAATATTGA
- a CDS encoding spore coat protein, with the protein MIDNNSIVTSPLGVQKIGKGKSPVLPKEKDPSFNLRDRLNDTLLSEKYVIEGYTTGSKEILDEQLYNTVIKNLNNLKQVQRYLFEELFNLGEYQADIATPQQISDTLEVFTKYKVQLPYPQ; encoded by the coding sequence ATGATTGACAATAACTCAATAGTAACAAGCCCATTAGGGGTTCAGAAAATCGGAAAAGGTAAGTCCCCAGTTCTTCCAAAAGAAAAAGATCCCTCTTTTAACTTGCGTGATAGATTAAATGATACTCTGTTGAGTGAAAAGTACGTTATTGAAGGATACACAACCGGGTCTAAAGAGATTCTTGACGAGCAGCTTTACAATACTGTAATAAAAAACCTAAATAATTTAAAGCAGGTTCAGCGTTATTTATTTGAAGAATTATTTAACCTTGGAGAATATCAGGCCGATATTGCTACTCCGCAACAAATTTCTGATACACTTGAAGTCTTTACAAAATACAAAGTCCAGTTACCCTATCCACAGTAA
- a CDS encoding DUF3795 domain-containing protein has translation MKEELIAPCGMNCRICLGYQREKNQCKGCRSDIDNKCKTKGRVSCIIKNCSIIQSNESGFCIECNKFPCRRLKQLDQRYRTKYHMSMLENLEHIKQYGMDSFLRNEETRWTCKECGNFVCVHRVFCLVCKTPYME, from the coding sequence ATGAAAGAAGAGTTGATTGCTCCTTGTGGTATGAATTGTAGAATTTGTTTAGGTTACCAAAGAGAGAAAAATCAATGCAAAGGGTGTCGGAGTGATATAGATAATAAGTGTAAAACAAAAGGTCGTGTTAGTTGCATAATCAAAAACTGTTCAATAATTCAAAGCAATGAATCGGGATTTTGCATTGAGTGCAATAAATTTCCTTGCCGAAGGCTGAAACAATTGGATCAACGATATCGAACAAAATATCATATGAGTATGCTTGAGAACCTGGAGCATATAAAGCAATATGGCATGGATTCATTTTTACGAAATGAGGAAACTAGATGGACTTGCAAAGAATGTGGCAATTTTGTTTGCGTACATAGAGTTTTTTGTTTGGTTTGCAAAACTCCATACATGGAGTGA
- a CDS encoding GNAT family N-acetyltransferase, with the protein MIRQCEPSESEILYEIVNDAAQAYQGVIPIDCWNEPYMPKEELLHEISQGVRFWGLEEDGQLLGIMGIQDVNDVTLIRHAYVRTERRNSGIGGKLISHLKTLTNKPLLIGTWAAADWAIRFYEKHGFKVVSIEEKNNLLRKYWNISERQVETSVVLAEA; encoded by the coding sequence ATGATTAGACAATGTGAACCCAGTGAAAGTGAAATATTATATGAAATAGTTAATGATGCTGCACAAGCTTACCAAGGTGTCATTCCAATTGATTGTTGGAATGAACCATATATGCCAAAAGAGGAACTATTACACGAGATTAGTCAAGGAGTTCGATTTTGGGGACTTGAAGAGGACGGACAATTGCTTGGAATTATGGGTATTCAGGATGTCAATGATGTAACGTTGATAAGACATGCTTATGTACGAACCGAAAGAAGGAACTCAGGAATAGGTGGGAAGTTAATCTCACATTTAAAAACTTTGACAAACAAACCTCTACTGATTGGGACATGGGCAGCCGCGGATTGGGCCATTAGGTTTTATGAAAAACATGGCTTTAAGGTTGTTTCAATTGAAGAAAAGAATAATTTATTAAGGAAGTATTGGAATATCTCTGAACGTCAAGTAGAGACATCAGTCGTCTTAGCTGAAGCATGA